Proteins co-encoded in one Halorussus salinus genomic window:
- a CDS encoding chemotaxis protein CheC, with product MSRGEERNLHIDIRKLNLFNQMAKEGANTVANHLNQMTGMETEMEITKINFLDIEDIKTHVGHEKQVGTHIELVEPPHGYILFLFSASSAKKLATGMLPGSADPSSKGFSDMERSAVQEIGNIMTSGFIDGWANVLDTTIDISTPKFTYGAGSKMVENLVASRPDEMALVFDSRVHAREADVEVKVYTFPELEELVSLMQQIEI from the coding sequence ATGAGCCGAGGTGAGGAACGAAACTTGCACATCGACATACGAAAGCTGAACCTGTTCAACCAGATGGCAAAGGAGGGCGCGAACACGGTCGCCAACCATCTGAATCAGATGACCGGCATGGAGACCGAGATGGAGATCACGAAAATAAACTTCCTCGACATCGAGGACATCAAGACCCACGTCGGTCACGAGAAGCAGGTCGGCACCCACATCGAACTCGTGGAACCGCCTCACGGGTACATTCTCTTCCTGTTCAGCGCGAGCAGCGCGAAGAAACTCGCCACGGGGATGCTCCCCGGAAGCGCCGACCCCTCGTCGAAGGGGTTCTCGGACATGGAGCGGTCGGCGGTACAGGAGATCGGCAATATCATGACCAGCGGGTTCATCGACGGGTGGGCGAACGTGCTGGACACGACCATCGACATCTCGACGCCGAAGTTCACCTACGGCGCGGGGTCGAAGATGGTCGAGAATCTGGTCGCGTCCCGGCCCGACGAGATGGCGCTCGTGTTCGACTCGCGGGTCCACGCCCGCGAGGCCGACGTGGAAGTGAAGGTGTACACGTTCCCCGAACTGGAGGAACTCGTGTCGCTGATGCAGCAGATAGAGATATGA
- a CDS encoding chemotaxis protein CheC, which translates to MNVDVESLGTFNRTAQAGARRAAENLTGMTGIETAVDVTEVTLASSRDLARGDRRVGVAIDFEGGIAGTSLLSFSPEGVEVLLDTLLPGEGVEESAVAEVGNIVTSGFVEGWADHLDTTIDIAPPEYVEGTGGELLDAAGFERDQALVFRSQVGAVGEELDVEFHMFPDRASMEEMLSGGDDPVSVEKLAALREMAATGAETASESVSAMTGIATGVDITQLSFVPVEDVPAELANRPYVGVVLETEGALGGYLLVLFDEASAREVAASLVPGTDEVTTFEGPARSAMKEIGNVMTSSFIDGWANVLDATIDISPPQFVHDSGPAVAESVVARLGRTQPFAFLFDATLRADDREFDCEIYALPDETDLRTALDDLDPDATAERTTKAGPL; encoded by the coding sequence ATGAACGTGGATGTCGAATCGCTGGGAACCTTCAACCGGACCGCGCAGGCGGGCGCGCGGCGGGCCGCCGAGAACCTCACCGGAATGACCGGCATCGAGACCGCGGTGGACGTGACCGAGGTGACGCTGGCGTCGTCCCGAGACCTCGCGCGAGGAGACCGGCGGGTCGGCGTCGCCATCGACTTCGAGGGCGGCATCGCCGGAACGAGTCTCCTCTCGTTCTCGCCCGAGGGCGTCGAGGTCCTGCTGGACACGCTCCTGCCCGGCGAGGGCGTCGAGGAGAGCGCGGTCGCCGAGGTGGGCAACATCGTGACCAGCGGGTTCGTGGAGGGGTGGGCCGACCACCTCGATACGACCATCGACATCGCGCCGCCCGAGTACGTCGAGGGGACCGGCGGGGAACTGCTGGACGCCGCCGGGTTCGAGCGCGACCAAGCCCTCGTCTTCCGGAGTCAGGTCGGAGCGGTCGGCGAGGAGTTGGACGTGGAGTTTCACATGTTCCCCGACCGGGCCTCGATGGAGGAGATGCTGTCGGGCGGCGACGACCCGGTCTCCGTCGAGAAGCTGGCGGCGCTCCGCGAGATGGCCGCGACAGGCGCGGAGACCGCCTCCGAGAGCGTCTCGGCGATGACCGGCATCGCCACCGGGGTCGATATCACGCAGTTGAGTTTCGTCCCCGTCGAAGACGTGCCCGCCGAACTGGCCAATCGCCCCTACGTCGGGGTCGTCCTCGAAACGGAGGGCGCGCTCGGCGGGTATCTCCTCGTGCTGTTCGACGAGGCGTCGGCCCGCGAGGTGGCCGCGTCGCTCGTCCCCGGCACCGACGAGGTGACGACGTTCGAGGGACCTGCCCGGTCGGCGATGAAGGAGATCGGCAACGTGATGACCAGCAGTTTCATCGACGGATGGGCGAACGTGCTGGACGCGACTATCGACATCTCGCCGCCCCAGTTCGTCCACGACTCGGGTCCCGCGGTCGCCGAGTCGGTCGTCGCGCGCCTCGGGCGCACCCAACCGTTCGCGTTCCTCTTCGACGCGACGCTCCGGGCCGACGACCGGGAGTTCGACTGCGAGATTTACGCGCTCCCCGACGAGACCGACCTCCGGACCGCGTTGGACGACCTCGACCCGGACGCCACGGCCGAACGCACGACGAAAGCGGGTCCACTATGA
- a CDS encoding chemotaxis protein CheD → MTAERPFLADDVPDRVRVGVAELAVAAGETILTTSGLGSCVGVAVADPVAGVAGLAHVMLPDETGDDRGKPAKSAETGVERLLADLEAAGGDPERAEAKLAGGSKMFDFSGVSEGVGERNVERTRAALADRDVPVVAEDVGGDYGRSVELTPETWTLTVTSTHEGVEEL, encoded by the coding sequence ATGACCGCCGAACGCCCCTTCCTCGCCGACGACGTTCCCGACCGCGTGCGAGTCGGCGTGGCCGAACTCGCGGTCGCCGCGGGCGAGACGATACTCACGACGAGCGGTTTAGGCTCCTGCGTCGGCGTCGCCGTCGCCGACCCGGTTGCAGGAGTCGCCGGACTGGCCCACGTCATGCTTCCGGACGAGACCGGCGACGACCGTGGAAAGCCAGCCAAGTCCGCCGAGACCGGCGTCGAGCGACTGTTGGCCGACCTCGAAGCCGCGGGCGGCGACCCCGAGCGCGCCGAGGCCAAACTCGCGGGCGGGAGCAAGATGTTCGACTTCTCGGGCGTCAGCGAGGGCGTCGGCGAGCGAAACGTCGAGCGGACCCGCGCCGCGCTCGCCGACCGGGACGTGCCGGTCGTCGCCGAGGACGTTGGCGGCGACTACGGCCGGTCGGTCGAGTTGACTCCCGAGACGTGGACGTTGACCGTGACCAGCACCCACGAGGGGGTCGAGGAGCTGTGA
- a CDS encoding CheR family methyltransferase, which yields MTPDAEAFDRLLEYVEEELGFATSYYDDSYLDRRVSSRMRRSDTDEYAEYLDLLRDDESEQEALLDAFSVNVTSFFRNPEVWEEVRNVLRALSTERERIRLWSAACSDGREPYSLSMLALDDPEVADWSVRITATDIDREILAAARRGVYENTRTTDIGEQLAPLDEYERYVERTDDEFAVTDPVKDLVSFERHDLINGDPKSDFDLVVCRNLFIYIDAEHKLPILETVSKSLSVGGYLVIGKTETLPDTLKPAFEPVARRLRIYKKVDSTSLQE from the coding sequence GTGACGCCCGACGCCGAGGCGTTCGACCGCCTGCTAGAGTACGTCGAGGAGGAACTGGGCTTCGCCACCAGCTACTACGACGACTCGTATCTCGACCGCCGGGTCTCCTCGCGGATGCGCCGGAGCGATACCGACGAGTACGCCGAGTACCTCGACCTCCTGCGGGACGACGAGAGCGAGCAGGAAGCCCTGTTAGACGCGTTCTCGGTCAACGTCACCAGCTTCTTCCGCAACCCGGAGGTCTGGGAGGAGGTCCGGAACGTCCTCCGGGCGCTCTCGACCGAGCGCGAGCGGATTCGGCTCTGGAGCGCGGCCTGCTCGGACGGCCGGGAACCGTACTCGCTGTCGATGCTGGCGCTGGACGACCCCGAGGTCGCCGACTGGAGCGTCCGGATAACCGCGACCGACATCGACCGCGAGATTCTGGCGGCGGCCCGCCGGGGCGTCTACGAGAACACCCGGACGACCGACATCGGCGAACAACTCGCGCCGCTGGACGAGTACGAGCGGTACGTCGAGCGCACCGACGACGAGTTCGCCGTGACCGACCCCGTCAAGGACCTCGTGTCGTTCGAGCGCCACGACCTCATCAACGGCGACCCGAAGTCGGACTTCGACCTCGTGGTGTGTCGCAACCTCTTCATCTACATCGACGCCGAACACAAACTCCCGATTCTGGAGACGGTCTCGAAGTCGCTGTCGGTGGGCGGCTACCTCGTCATCGGGAAGACCGAGACGCTCCCGGACACGCTCAAACCAGCCTTCGAACCGGTCGCGCGACGCCTCCGCATATATAAGAAAGTCGATAGTACATCTCTTCAGGAGTAA
- a CDS encoding FlaD/FlaE family flagellar protein, whose protein sequence is MKLIGLSDQFVYLLGTGLVGMGIMDFMDEEEGESADADGSGGGGDDDLFGDGMGGDEMGGEMDDDFGGMDGGMDDGMGMDDGMGMDGEMDDWADGGGDDEFAMGGGGGGPTQELENRIDELENEVAEISSTVGTVRSENEQISSKVDETEENVRKLLEIYEMVTRGVNPFVDDVQQGGMAAGGGGEFGGEGGGGFGLFDEEEDEAADDDLSEDVADAEAESFFDDDFDEEDDEFGDDADDFAEEDDELADDFEDDAGDDLGFEAPDEALDDEEPTMDEEDDEGGQAGGSTFAELKEEYESGDADWAEEGEAPEAEEDLGDAGLDEAELDPEPAVETDPDPDDGDFEFEEPAETEPAEPATPANAGRGGKPYLAELPNGYVSDLVVMEWLEFLVTEFGPEDAVRTVQYYRDIGWISESVEEDLLAFVGGFADVESVDTEETGPATLEVDDHIQSLTFLSQLTGDAVQRKIVEHCAQIRGGRDGIQR, encoded by the coding sequence ATGAAACTTATCGGTCTCAGCGACCAGTTCGTCTACCTCCTCGGGACGGGCTTGGTCGGCATGGGAATCATGGATTTCATGGACGAAGAGGAGGGCGAGAGCGCCGACGCCGACGGCTCCGGCGGCGGTGGCGATGACGACCTCTTCGGCGACGGGATGGGCGGCGACGAGATGGGCGGGGAGATGGACGACGACTTCGGTGGGATGGACGGCGGTATGGACGACGGAATGGGGATGGACGACGGGATGGGGATGGACGGGGAGATGGACGACTGGGCCGACGGGGGCGGCGACGACGAGTTCGCCATGGGCGGTGGCGGGGGCGGACCGACCCAAGAACTCGAAAACCGAATCGACGAACTCGAAAACGAGGTCGCCGAGATCTCCTCGACGGTCGGGACGGTCCGGAGCGAGAACGAACAGATATCTTCGAAAGTGGACGAGACCGAGGAGAACGTCCGGAAGCTCCTCGAAATCTACGAGATGGTCACGCGCGGGGTCAACCCGTTCGTGGACGACGTTCAACAGGGCGGGATGGCCGCTGGCGGTGGCGGCGAGTTCGGGGGCGAGGGCGGCGGTGGCTTCGGACTCTTCGACGAGGAAGAAGACGAAGCGGCCGACGACGACCTCAGCGAGGATGTCGCCGACGCCGAGGCCGAGAGTTTCTTCGACGACGACTTCGACGAGGAGGACGACGAGTTCGGTGACGACGCCGACGACTTCGCCGAGGAAGACGACGAACTCGCCGACGACTTCGAGGACGACGCGGGCGACGACCTCGGATTCGAAGCGCCCGACGAAGCGTTAGACGACGAGGAGCCGACGATGGACGAGGAAGACGACGAGGGCGGACAGGCGGGTGGCTCGACGTTCGCGGAACTCAAAGAGGAGTACGAGTCGGGCGACGCCGATTGGGCCGAGGAGGGGGAAGCCCCCGAGGCCGAGGAGGACCTCGGCGACGCGGGCCTCGACGAGGCCGAACTCGACCCGGAGCCAGCGGTCGAAACCGACCCGGACCCCGACGATGGCGACTTCGAGTTCGAGGAACCGGCCGAGACCGAACCCGCCGAACCTGCGACGCCCGCGAACGCGGGCCGGGGCGGCAAGCCGTACCTCGCGGAACTGCCGAACGGCTACGTCTCGGACCTCGTCGTGATGGAGTGGCTGGAGTTCCTCGTGACGGAGTTCGGACCCGAGGACGCGGTTCGGACCGTCCAGTACTACCGCGACATCGGCTGGATCAGCGAGTCGGTCGAGGAGGACCTGCTGGCGTTCGTCGGTGGGTTCGCGGACGTGGAGTCGGTCGATACCGAGGAGACCGGCCCCGCGACCCTCGAAGTCGACGACCACATCCAGAGCCTCACCTTCCTGAGCCAACTGACCGGCGACGCGGTTCAGCGGAAGATCGTCGAACACTGCGCACAGATTCGAGGTGGGCGCGATGGGATTCAGCGTTAG